In one window of Kitasatospora sp. MMS16-BH015 DNA:
- a CDS encoding class I SAM-dependent methyltransferase, which translates to MRQTSSPLRAPFGKAGVWALAGASAAAAAAAWWATDSAPYPYAQHRLLDLPLPFLSWERLAEQLRPLPGERMLEIGPGTGLQSLQVAPRLGAEGRLDIVDIQQEMLDHVMRRADATGLDTIVPTLADARELPFEDATFDAAYLVTALGEIPDVPAALSELRRVLKPTGRLVVGEFFDRHQIRPAALARQANAVGLHVIRQSGPALSYFALLRPCTSGSEGRPQAGAADRRATTVDA; encoded by the coding sequence ATGCGCCAAACCTCCTCACCCCTGCGCGCCCCGTTCGGCAAGGCCGGCGTCTGGGCCCTCGCGGGCGCCTCGGCCGCAGCCGCGGCCGCCGCCTGGTGGGCGACCGACTCCGCGCCGTACCCCTACGCGCAGCACCGACTGCTCGACCTGCCACTGCCGTTCCTGTCCTGGGAGCGGCTGGCCGAGCAGCTCCGGCCGCTGCCGGGCGAGCGGATGCTGGAGATCGGCCCCGGCACCGGGCTGCAGTCGCTCCAGGTGGCGCCTCGGCTCGGCGCCGAAGGCCGGCTGGACATCGTCGACATCCAGCAGGAGATGCTCGACCACGTGATGCGGCGGGCCGATGCCACCGGCCTCGACACCATCGTCCCCACCCTGGCCGACGCACGCGAACTCCCCTTCGAGGACGCCACGTTCGACGCCGCCTACCTGGTCACCGCGCTGGGCGAGATCCCGGACGTGCCCGCCGCCCTGAGCGAGCTGCGCCGGGTGCTCAAGCCGACCGGCCGGCTGGTCGTCGGCGAGTTCTTCGACCGCCACCAGATCCGTCCGGCGGCCCTGGCCCGGCAGGCCAACGCCGTCGGCCTGCACGTCATCCGGCAGTCCGGACCGGCCCTGTCCTACTTCGCGCTGCTGCGGCCGTGCACCTCGGGCTCCGAGGGCCGGCCGCAGGCCGGTGCCGCGGACCGGCGTGCGACCACCGTCGACGCCTGA
- a CDS encoding DUF4097 family beta strand repeat-containing protein has protein sequence MRRGILLIGLALLVTVVALAGWGVVALLPAHHPYRGDWHQDAAGAGRLTVRSDGLDLALGQGGASQVTVAVSGSYTGRAPLVSVARSGPEVTVTAHCSAGCSGHLQVTVPAGLAAQVSAGDAGIRAEGLTGRLELTTGLGRVEVDGSSGPLTVRSTNGAVILADSSAPEAEVVSTDGAVSASFTAAPASLKVTTGYGRVDLRVPHGATYHVDAQSSWSAPSVSLPNTATDAPHSVVVRTTRGEITVH, from the coding sequence ATGCGCCGCGGCATCCTGCTCATCGGGCTGGCCCTCCTCGTCACGGTCGTCGCCCTGGCCGGCTGGGGCGTGGTCGCCCTGCTCCCGGCGCACCACCCGTACCGCGGCGACTGGCACCAGGACGCGGCCGGCGCCGGCCGGTTGACGGTCCGGTCCGACGGTCTCGACCTGGCGCTCGGTCAGGGCGGCGCCTCGCAGGTCACGGTGGCCGTGAGCGGCAGCTACACGGGCCGTGCTCCGCTGGTCTCCGTCGCCCGGTCCGGGCCGGAGGTCACGGTCACCGCCCACTGCTCCGCCGGCTGCTCGGGCCATCTGCAGGTCACGGTGCCGGCCGGCCTGGCCGCGCAGGTGAGCGCCGGGGACGCGGGGATCCGGGCGGAGGGCCTGACCGGCCGGCTGGAGCTGACCACCGGGCTGGGCAGGGTCGAGGTGGACGGGTCGTCCGGCCCGCTGACCGTGCGGAGCACCAACGGCGCGGTGATCCTCGCCGACAGCAGCGCCCCGGAGGCCGAGGTGGTCAGCACCGACGGCGCGGTCAGCGCCTCCTTCACGGCGGCACCCGCCTCCCTGAAGGTCACCACGGGCTACGGCCGGGTCGACCTCAGGGTGCCGCACGGGGCCACCTACCACGTCGACGCGCAGAGCTCCTGGTCGGCGCCGAGCGTCTCGCTGCCGAACACCGCCACGGACGCGCCGCACAGCGTGGTGGTGAGGACCACGCGCGGAGAGATCACGGTGCACTGA
- a CDS encoding response regulator transcription factor translates to MRVVLAEDSALLRQGIELLLSEQGIEVVAAVGDGEQLLRAVAEHRPDACVTDVRMPPTFLDEGLRAALAVRARWPETAVLVLSNYVEERYAIDLVNTDDHGVGYLLKDRVSDAEEFVDALRRVAAGETVLDPEVVKQLLAGSRQRDPLATLTPREREVLTAMAGGRSNAGIAADLVIGTAAVEKYIRSIFVKFDLQQEAGDHRRVLAVLRYLGA, encoded by the coding sequence ATGCGGGTAGTGCTGGCCGAGGACTCCGCGCTGCTGCGCCAGGGCATCGAGCTGCTGCTCAGCGAGCAGGGGATCGAGGTGGTCGCCGCGGTCGGCGACGGGGAGCAACTCCTGCGCGCGGTGGCCGAGCACCGGCCGGACGCCTGCGTGACGGACGTCCGGATGCCGCCCACCTTCCTGGACGAGGGCCTGCGCGCCGCACTGGCGGTACGCGCCCGCTGGCCGGAGACCGCCGTGCTGGTGCTCTCCAACTACGTCGAGGAGCGCTACGCCATCGACCTGGTCAACACCGATGACCACGGGGTCGGTTACCTGCTCAAGGACCGGGTGTCGGACGCCGAGGAGTTCGTGGACGCGCTGCGCCGGGTCGCCGCGGGCGAGACGGTCCTCGACCCGGAGGTGGTCAAGCAGCTGCTGGCCGGCAGCCGGCAGCGGGACCCGCTGGCCACCCTGACGCCGCGCGAGCGGGAGGTGCTCACGGCCATGGCGGGGGGCCGCTCCAACGCCGGGATCGCGGCCGATCTGGTGATCGGCACGGCGGCGGTGGAGAAGTACATCCGCAGCATCTTCGTGAAGTTCGATCTGCAGCAGGAGGCGGGAGACCACCGCCGCGTGCTCGCCGTGCTGCGCTACCTGGGGGCTTGA